The sequence below is a genomic window from Bacteroidia bacterium.
TCATATCGAAAGGTTCTTTAGAACTATAAAGCATGACAGGCTATACCTAAATCCAAGTGCAAACGGACACGAACTTTTTAACGAATGTAACACCTTTATTAACTATTACAATGCAAAAAGAACACACTCTTCCATTGGGAAAATCCCACCAGTGGCCTTATTTAAGAGGGCTGCCTAGTTATCAACCAAAACCTAAAGTTATGAGTCTCCCCCGAACCCCCTCATTGTTAATTATTTAACCTGTTATTTTTAAATTATATATTTGTCCAATCAAACCCGACCACCTCAGTTCTTTCCCATCTTTGCAACAACAGGATTTGCTGAAAGCCTTGCTAATTCAAGGTTTTTATGGGTTTTTAGAACAAAAAAATTATGGGAAAAATTCCCCGTTTGCTAGAATGTATTCGGGGAATTTTTATTTCTACCAATCAAATTCAAGTTGCTGCGGAACCGGTTTGGGTGGACTGGCTTTTTTACCATAAAAAATCTCCATATCCCCAAATTGCTTATCCGTTATTCCCAAAATTCCAATATGTCCTAACTCCGGTAACAGTTTTTTTACTCGCTTAATATGTACATCTGCATTCTCCTTACTTGGACAATGGCGCACATAGATACTAAATTGAAACATGGTAAAACCATCACCCAGAATATCCTTCCTAAATCGAGCAGCCACTTTACGCTCTTTGGCAGTATTGGTCGGAAGATCAAAAAAGACTAATACCCACATAATACGGTAAGCATTTAAGCGATCCTGCATGAATAGATGGTTTATGGACCAATGGGATAACTAATTCTCTTTGCCTTACCTAAAAAACATTTAGCAAGGGAAGAGGTGGTTTTATTCAGGGCTATTTGCAATGGACTTGTTTCTCCGTCCATCTTTACATCTTGGGTTAAAACTTCCACCAACCTTCGTTTGTGTTCATTGGTTAATCTTTCAATTGTTGAGGTTTCCTGAAGGATATTCCAAACAACATGATCTACAAAGGGTCGATAAGGTTCCATTATATCATCGGCCAGGCAATAGCTGTTGTACCGATTTCTGTGATGAATACCAAACGTTGGTAACAAACCTGACACCACAAGTTCCCTAGCGACAGCAGCACGTAAAATGGCATATCCATAATTTAGCAAATTATTGGGGGGCTCCCCTTCCCTGCGCCGATAAAAGTTCCAGGCCGGTGCAAATAATCTAGGCCAATAATAGGCTGCTGCCTGAGCCTCATGATTGTCTGCATCGCCACTTTTTACCATAGAAGACAAACGTTCAAGGTATTTGAATTCAGCCTTGGCTATTCGCAACATTTTGGCCTGATTGGCTATTTTGGCTTTGATGGTTTGTTGCCACAATTGCTTCCTTAAAGGGATACTGGCCTCCTGTTGAGCCCTAAAACGCTCACTTTGGTTGGTATGCCCATCCAGGTTCAATAGCAATCCGGTTGGATGATGGGTTTCATTGCAGGTAATAAGGGCTGCATTGTTTTCGATAAGCTTTCCCATTAATGCATGGGTAAGTGTTATTTGCTTGTGTTCAAGGATAATAATTCCAATATCTTCTATGGCAGCTTTTCTATCTGGCAACTCCTCCTGTCCATTGATTCGGTTATAGGACACCACCATTTGCTCATTTTCTAGACTTAAATAACAAGGATTGTTAAAACGAAAAGTACGTTTAATCATTGGTTTTTCTTAGTACTTCAATCTAAATTTCTGGTGTTTCTCCTTTATTTCTTCTTTGTAATTCTTCAATATCCAACTTGTCCTTGGGCCGACCGGTATTAAATTTCATTAAGATTAGGTGATCATAGTGCACAATCGGGAGCGTTAAGTCTTGAAATGGTATTTCTTTCCTTTTCTCCCAAGCTTCATCAAAGTCGACCAAATTAACATAAGTTAAAAAGTCGATACGATGAGGTACCTTTCCAATTTGGATACTCTGCTTCTGCGTGAAATCGAGTTGATTGGCATATTCAATTAGTTCCCAGTTGTTGCTTAGTGATTTTAAAGCTGTTATAAATTTAGCTTTGTTTTCATTGGAGGGTTCCAACCAAAAATCTATATCTCCGGTGTAACGTCCATAGCCATAAAAATTAACAGCATAGCCTCCTATTAAAAGAAATGATACTTGATGCCTTAGCAATCGATTAATTACTAATGAAAACAAGGGGTCTTTAATGTCCATTTGAAGGATTTATAATTATACGGTTTAAAAGTGCCTTTTTCTCTTCTTCGGAAAGGGTTAGATTGTGAGTGGCTTTTCTTAATTCGTTTAAGTATTCAAACCTTTGTTCGGGCGACAATTCTTTGGTGAATTCTGCATCCTCCACCTCAAGCTCTTCTAAGGTTGAAAATGAAACAGGTAGGTGATATTTTGGATTAATGTCAGAAACTATTATTGATGCTTGATTTCTATAGTTGTAGTTTGGTGAATTATTCTTGAAGGACTTTATTTTGCCAAGACGGTCAACAAATAATTTTATGCAGGATTCTTTTATTCTACTTGAACCATTATTCTCAATGGTCGTTTCTAGTTTATTTAGACTACCAAGTTCTCCAAGTTTTGATTTTGAATCATAAGATAGTATTAAGGAAGCGAGACTGGAAGGCACAAAATGACACTCTTTCTCTGTACTACTGACCATTTTATAAATCCTACCGACCTGTTCAGATGAAAGATTGGTAAAATCAATATTGTTAATGTTATCCATTTCTTCCTCTTTTGGAACATAAACCAAATCATTAGGAGAAAGATAAAACAATAGCCTTTCGCCATCCGCATTTGTTTCTGGAACTTCAGATAATCCTTGCTTCAACCGCTCAATCACAACATGTAGTGGTATTGTTTCGAAGGAGCGCCCTCCTTGATTCTTTTGATAAATACCAAAGAATAAATTTGTCCCTTTGGCAGCAACAACAAATTTGTCCTTTTTATTTCCTTTTTCACCAACAGCAAATTTGTTTCCCTTTAATTCATACGTTCTGACTTTGAAAATTGGTTGATGTTTTTTCCCATTATTTAATTCAATAATATTGCTGTTCATTAATTCAATTCCATCAGGAGAAAACGCAATTTCAGGGTGTTCAATTATTTTATCCCCTTTAATTTCATCATACTTTTCTAAGTGCTTAATAAGAATTTTTTGGATACCTGTGTCAGTAATGGAGTCAATACGTTTTTTGTTAAACGATTCATTAAGGTTTTCACGAGATGCTACATTGTCTTTATCAATATAGTAAACCTCAACCTTTGATATATCTTTATCATTCCATTTAAGATTGAGTTCTTTAAAAAATTTCATAACCTTCTTTTTATCTAACCCTTCTCCTATTAATTCCTTAATTTTTGATTTAAGCGATTTGTCTGCAATTGATTCCCAATCATCCAGTGCCCCTCCAAAACTTACGGTCTTTTTTAGAAGGAGTGACACTTTGCCATATACTGTATCTTTGTGAAGTGGTTTGCGAACAGCCCAGTTTGTTCTACCAGTTTGCATTTCAAATCCTTTAGCCTTTTTACCTTCAATTTCTTTCCATTTTAGATAACGATTCTTCGTTTCATTTAAAATTCGGGTGTTTTGCTTAAATGAAATAATTGTTACGTTTAAATGGTCTTTACAATCTTTCGTTAGGCTAGGCCAAGGTTTATAAAATACCCATTGGTATTTATTGCTTGAACTATCTTCAAACTTCTTAAAACATAATAGCCGTTTTAAATCTTCCCGCTTTTTTTGCTTTAACTCTTTGGAATTCTTTCCAATTGCATTTTCATTGTTTAAATAATTTATATGGCTTCGAGTAGCTAATGCTATAATCAGGGCATCTAATGCATGGTGTCGATGATCAATCCGCTTTTTCTGAAACCCTTTTTGCAGTTCAAATGGAACATTGGGTATTTCTTTTTGATGCTTTACACTATAAGAAGTAAAGTTCTTGCTTTTTGTTAGATTGTTTAAACGTTCAAAACGAGATATAATCAATTCGTTCCACACATCATTCAAACCCCAATCTTGCCTTAGTATTGAAGTTACTCCCCCACTAGTAGATATAACATTTTTCGAAGTAGTTTCTTTCTCACCTTCTTCTCTAACAATGTTTGAAAGTAGGTTTTTTATTACTTTACTTATATATCTTGTGTCATTCATTTGTCGTTCAACCATCTTCTCTGGAATATCTTCTAGCTTAAGCTTTTTCAAT
It includes:
- a CDS encoding nucleotidyltransferase, translated to MDIKDPLFSLVINRLLRHQVSFLLIGGYAVNFYGYGRYTGDIDFWLEPSNENKAKFITALKSLSNNWELIEYANQLDFTQKQSIQIGKVPHRIDFLTYVNLVDFDEAWEKRKEIPFQDLTLPIVHYDHLILMKFNTGRPKDKLDIEELQRRNKGETPEI
- the cas1 gene encoding type II CRISPR-associated endonuclease Cas1; the protein is MIKRTFRFNNPCYLSLENEQMVVSYNRINGQEELPDRKAAIEDIGIIILEHKQITLTHALMGKLIENNAALITCNETHHPTGLLLNLDGHTNQSERFRAQQEASIPLRKQLWQQTIKAKIANQAKMLRIAKAEFKYLERLSSMVKSGDADNHEAQAAAYYWPRLFAPAWNFYRRREGEPPNNLLNYGYAILRAAVARELVVSGLLPTFGIHHRNRYNSYCLADDIMEPYRPFVDHVVWNILQETSTIERLTNEHKRRLVEVLTQDVKMDGETSPLQIALNKTTSSLAKCFLGKAKRISYPIGP
- the cas2 gene encoding CRISPR-associated endonuclease Cas2, translated to MQDRLNAYRIMWVLVFFDLPTNTAKERKVAARFRKDILGDGFTMFQFSIYVRHCPSKENADVHIKRVKKLLPELGHIGILGITDKQFGDMEIFYGKKASPPKPVPQQLEFDW